In Catharus ustulatus isolate bCatUst1 chromosome 31, bCatUst1.pri.v2, whole genome shotgun sequence, the following proteins share a genomic window:
- the TSFM gene encoding elongation factor Ts, mitochondrial, with translation MRCREALERAGGDLRQAEAWLEAESRRRGWARAAAAGAQRAREGLVGVLSEGSAAVMVEVNCETDFVARTPDFQQLVEMAARGVLGHCQGASGTKHLLREDELAQLRAGDGGELLSDHLALAMGRLGERLALRRAGWLRAPGGFVATYAHGWVPPGPPVAMGTYGALVACGGPGPGPPSPELQELGRKVAQHVVGMAPTTLGTPEDELGGDTETRLLAQGTLLEPGVPLGRYLRERGGLQVWDFLRFQCGEEPPQEPSAPPA, from the exons ATGCGCTGCCGGGAGGCGCTGGAGCGGGCGGGGGGCGACCTGCGGCAG GCCGAGGCCTGGCTCGAGGCCGAGTCACGCCGCCGGGGCTGGGCCCGAGCTGCGGCCGCCGGGGCTCAGCGGGCACGGGAGGGGCTCGTGGGGGTCCTGAGCGAGGGCTCGGCCGCCGTCATGGTGGAG GTGAACTGTGAGACAGATTTCGTGGCAAGGACCCCCGACTTCCAGCAGCTCGTGGAGATGGCGGCCAGAGGGgtcctggggcactgccagggggcCTCGGGCACCAAG CACCTGCTGCGAGAGGATGAACTGGCCCAGCTGCGTGCAGGGGACGGGGGGGAGCTGCTGAGTGACCACTTAGCGCTGGCTATGG GCCGCCTGGGTGAGCGCCTGGCCCTGCGCCGAGCCGGGTGGCTCCGGGCCCCCGGTGGCTTTGTGGCCACCTACGCTCATGGCTGGGTGCCCCCCGGACCCCCCGTGGCCATGGGCACCTACGGGGCGCTGGTGGCCTGTGGGGGGCCAGGCCCGGGGCCCCCCtcacctgagctgcaggagtTGGGGCGCAAGGTGGCCCAGCACGTGGTGGGAATGGCCCCAaccaccctggggacccccgAGGACGAGCTggggggggacacagagacgcggctgctggcacaggggaccCTCCTGGAGCCGGGGGTGCCCCTGGGCCGGTAcctgcgggagcggggggggctccagGTCTGGGACTTTCTGCGCTTCCAGTGCGGGGAGGAGCCCCCCCAGGAGCCCTCGGCCCCCCCAGCCTGA
- the SLC11A2 gene encoding natural resistance-associated macrophage protein 2: MGSSERKASYEDVSGDSGGLGGVVSTISSSRSPLQPPEADDGEPFTTYFDSKIPIPEDETHSCFSFRKLWAFTGPGFLMSIAYLDPGNIESDLQSGAVAGFKLLWVLMLATIIGLLLQRLAARLGVVTGLHLAEVCNRQYQKVPRIILWLMVELAIIGSDMQEVIGSAIAINLLSVGKIPLWGGVLITIADTFVFLFLDKYGLRKLEAFFGLLITIMAVTFGYEYVTVKPNQEKLLQGLFIPYCKDCGTPQLEQAVGIVGAVIMPHNMYLHSALVKSRQVNRADKREVREANKYFFIESCIALFVSFIINIFVVTVFAEAFFNKTNADVNQVCVNASSPHSSLFPNNNETLEVDIYKGGVVLGCYFGPAALYIWAIGILAAGQSSTMTGTYSGQFVMEGFLNLRWSRFARVLLTRSIAVTPTLFVAIFQDVEHLTGMNDFLNVLMSLQLPFALIPVLTFTSLPSVMHDFANGLFWKVAGGLLILLICCINMYFVVAYVMSLHNLGLYIGAAVLSVIYLSFVAYLTWLCLIALGASFLACGNTGRLGFAARPELFLLGQVDSDPSITR, translated from the exons AGGATGTGTCTGGGGActctgggggtctggggggggtgGTCAGCaccatctccagcagcaggagccccctgcagccccccgaGGCCGACGATGGGGAGCCCTTCACCACCTACTTTGACAGCAAGATCCCAATCCCCGAGGATGAGACA cattcctgctTCAGCTTCCGCAAGCTGTGGGCGTTCACGGGGCCGGGCTTCCTGATGAGCATCGCCTACCTGGACCCCGGCAACATCGAGTCTGACCTGCAGTCTGGGGCTGTTGCAGGCTTCAAG ctcCTGTGGGTGCTGATGCTGGCCACCATCAtcgggctgctgctgcagcggCTGGCGGCCAGGCTGGGCGTGGTCACGGGGCTGCACCTGGCTGAGGTCTGCAACCGCCAGTACCAGAAG gtCCCTCGGATCATCCTGTGGCTGATGGTGGAGCTGGCCATCATCGGCTCGGACATGCAGGAGGTGATCGGCTCTGCCATCGCCATCAACCTGCTCTCCGTGGGGAA GATCCCGCTCTGGGGAGGAGTGCTCATCACCATCGCCGACACCTTCGTGTTCCTGTTCCTGGATAAATATG gctTGAGGAAGCTGGAGGCGTTTTTTGGGCTCCTCATCACCATCATGGCTGTGACCTTTGGATATGAG TATGTGACAGTGAAGCCCAaccaggagaagctgctgcagggattgtTCATCCCCTACTGCAAGGACTGTGGCACCCCTCAGCTGGAGCAGGCCGTGGGCATCGTGGGCGCTGTCATCATGCCCCACAACATGTACCTGCACTCTGCCCTGGTCAAG TCCCGCCAGGTGAACCGTGCAGACAAGAGGGAAGTGCGAGAGGCcaacaaatatttcttcatcGAGTCGTGCATCGCGCTCTTCGTCTCCTTCATCATCAACATCTTCGTGGTGACCGTCTTTGCTGAGGCCTTCTTCAACAAGACCAATGCTGATGTG aaCCAGGTTTGTGTCAACGCCAGCAGCCCCCACTCCTCGCTGTTCCCCAACAACAACGAGACCCTGGAGGTGGACATCTACAAGGGG GGCGTGGTCCTGGGCTGTTACTTCGGGCCTGCTGCTCTCTACATCTGGGCCATCGGGATCCTGGCGGCCGGGCAGAGCTCCACCATGACGGGCACCTACTCGGGCCAGTTCGTCATGGAG GGCTTCCTGAACCTGCGCTGGTCGCGCTTTGCCCGGGTGCTGCTCACGCGCTCCATCGCCGTCACCCCCACGCTGTTCGTGGCCATCTTCCAGGACGTGGAGCACCTGACGGGCATGAACGACTTCCTCAACGTCCTCATGAGCCTCCAG CTCCCGTTCGCACTGATCCCGGTGCTCACCTTCACCAGCCTGCCCAGCGTCATGCACGACTTTGCCAACGGCCT GTTCTGGAAGGTGGCTGGGGGCCTCCTGATCCTCCTCATCTGTTGCATCAACATGTACTTTGTGGTGGCCTACGTGATGTCCCTGCACAACCTGGGGCTCTACATCGGGGCTGCCGTGCTCAGCGTCATCTACCTGTCCTTCGTGGCGTACCTG acgTGGCTGTGCCTCATTGCCCTGGGCGCCTCCTTCCTGGCCTGCGGGAACACG GGCCGCCTGGGCTTCGCCGCCCGCCCCGAGCTCTTCCTCCTCGGCCAAGTGGATTCCGACCCGTCCATCACCAGGTGA
- the EEF1AKMT3 gene encoding EEF1A lysine methyltransferase 3, which produces MAAPGSHVGSGGGRETEEEENGEGEEEEEEEEEQGEAAEAALRAVFPRDPALFAELFPERRRFQLCGRVLRIAEHHGPRLGPAGAVWEAALSLCRFLGEQNLELAGRRVLELGAGTGIVGIFTAMLGAEVTLTDRPPALPQLRENARRNFPGGAGEPRVRALRWGRDQHRFPPKFHLILGSDIVYDPRAFAPLLGTLRHLVVPPAQALLSARLRGGDAGASRFFRQMLPPFFRVQLLRREPEGDIEIYAVTPREGGGTPLDQGRGAQPVLGSLTGGWGGPERD; this is translated from the exons ATGGCAGCGCCGGGGAGCCACgtggggagcggggggggccGGGAAACGGAGGAGGAAGAGAAcggggaaggggaagaggaagaggaagaggaagaggagcaaggagaagcagcagaagcgGCGCTGCGGGCCGTGTTCCCCCGCGACCCCGCGCTCTTCGCCGAGCTCTTCCCGGAGCGGCGCCGGTTCCAGCTGTGCGGGCGCGTCCTGCGCATCGCCGAGCACCACGGGCCGCGCCTCGGGCCCGCCGGGGCCGTCTGGGAGGCG gccctgtccctgtgccggTTCCTGGGCgagcagaacctggagctggcGGGGCGGCGGGTTCTGGAGCTGGGCGCCGGTACCGGCATCGTGGGAATCTTCACTGCCATGCTGG GGGCGGAGGTGACGCTCACGGACCGGCCCCCGGCGCTGCCGCAGCTGCGGGAGAACGCCCGGCGGAACTtcccggggggcgcgggggagCCGCGGGTGCGGGCGCTGCGCTGGGGCCGGGACCAGCACCGcttcccccccaaattccacctcATCCTGGGCTCCGACATCGTGTACGACCCCCGCGCCTTCGCCCCGCTCCTGGGCACGCTCCGGCACCTCGTGGTGCCCCCGGCCCAGGCGCTGCTCAGCGCCCGCCTGCGGGGCGGCGATGCCGGCGCCTCCCGTTTCTTCCGCCAGATGTTGCCCCCGTTTTTTCGGGTGCAGCTGCTGCGGCGGGAGCCGGAGGGGGACATCGAGATCTACGCGGTGACCCCTCGGGAGGGAGGGGGAACCCCGCTGGATCAGGGCAGGGGGGCGCAGCCTGTCCTGGGGTCTCTTacggggggctgggggggtccGGAGCGGGATTAA